In Chthoniobacterales bacterium, a single window of DNA contains:
- a CDS encoding type 2 lanthipeptide synthetase LanM, whose protein sequence is MERSAGDHLLQTSARARRSLRRYLHAKLEWITRPCLELEWESFALAVNSLGLAPGSDHATLERMFLRDRPGYRLCQLFQKFPLLEDLWSLSISQWRNQIDEILGRAAADAQALSRSFFDGRPWKRIEDLRLGLSDPHEGGRSVALVEFDAGRLIHKPRSGASEVAWFSLLESMNRQGFRPPLRIARVLVGERYCWMEYVENASCESEAAVRRFYERLGGIIAAAYLLKGVDCHRQNLIAAGEHPVLVDIDALWQVAPHTETQSFADVLYRTGFFPNPKRKSLQSRSSVLGPATNGAHLARIAGKPVIAADYEREIVRGFKRGWHRLIGTPTRRATFLRKVRRLRGQPRRWIYLATEKYAAIRQASIGPAALRSAAARNALITEACRRKSADHAVVRAEIEALRQLDLPYFVRTTNESMPADPQVAPPELIQAIRDALRWGASGVPKKP, encoded by the coding sequence GTGGAGCGATCAGCAGGGGACCATCTTCTCCAGACGTCGGCGAGAGCGCGGCGAAGTTTGCGGCGTTACCTCCACGCGAAGTTGGAATGGATCACCCGGCCGTGCCTGGAACTGGAATGGGAGAGCTTCGCGCTCGCAGTCAATTCGCTCGGCCTCGCGCCCGGGTCGGACCATGCAACCCTTGAGCGGATGTTCTTGCGAGACCGGCCTGGTTATCGTCTCTGCCAATTGTTCCAGAAGTTTCCTCTCCTCGAGGATCTCTGGTCCCTCTCGATTTCCCAATGGCGAAACCAGATCGACGAAATCCTCGGCCGTGCTGCGGCCGACGCCCAGGCACTCTCGCGCAGTTTTTTTGACGGACGGCCCTGGAAACGGATCGAAGACCTGCGGCTCGGACTATCCGATCCTCACGAGGGTGGGCGGTCCGTTGCCCTCGTCGAATTTGACGCCGGACGCCTGATTCATAAGCCGCGCTCCGGCGCAAGTGAAGTGGCCTGGTTTTCGTTGTTGGAATCGATGAACCGCCAGGGCTTTCGGCCCCCGCTCCGGATCGCGCGCGTTCTCGTGGGCGAGCGTTACTGCTGGATGGAATATGTCGAGAACGCCTCGTGCGAAAGCGAAGCAGCCGTCCGGCGGTTTTATGAACGCCTGGGAGGAATTATCGCGGCCGCGTATTTGCTCAAGGGCGTCGATTGTCATCGACAAAACCTCATCGCCGCCGGCGAACACCCCGTGCTCGTGGACATCGACGCACTCTGGCAGGTAGCGCCCCACACCGAAACGCAAAGCTTCGCCGACGTCCTTTACCGCACCGGTTTCTTTCCCAATCCAAAACGGAAGAGCTTGCAGAGTCGGAGCAGCGTCCTGGGCCCGGCGACCAACGGAGCGCATCTGGCACGGATCGCAGGCAAGCCGGTGATCGCGGCTGATTATGAGCGCGAGATAGTTCGGGGTTTTAAGCGAGGCTGGCATCGGCTTATCGGAACCCCGACGCGCCGGGCGACGTTTTTAAGAAAAGTGCGGCGCCTCCGCGGCCAGCCTCGACGCTGGATTTATCTCGCGACGGAGAAATACGCTGCGATCAGGCAGGCCTCCATCGGACCAGCGGCGCTGCGGTCAGCGGCAGCGCGCAACGCGCTCATCACGGAGGCTTGCCGGCGCAAGAGCGCAGACCACGCTGTGGTGCGGGCGGAAATCGAAGCTTTGCGGCAGCTCGACCTTCCTTACTTCGTGCGAACGACTAACGAATCAATGCCGGCCGATCCCCAAGTCGCTCCGCCGGAATTGATTCAGGCGATTCGGGACGCGCTCCGTTGGGGTGCGTCAGGCGTCCCGAAAAAACCCTAG
- a CDS encoding peroxidase family protein, with protein MKAIHTPLEAPPEESAATGALACSHARAMRAEAKGHYSRLFEKPATPLTREDEGKLVELGSAMRYEKEREGTLTPRVGYTYFGQFLGHDLTHDPTPLAGPYLDPEETPNFRTASFDLDHVYGQGPEGSPYLYEGEPGAETFKIGATTPTGYQRDLPIRHGRILIGDMEDTRNLDNLILRQLHVLFLKFHNEAIRQLSDSASSISAINGSVSGSLFERAQRLVRWHYQWIIRHDYLPRILHNDVWHSQEQRTPRKPECGFSVPIEFSLAAFRFGHSMVRNAYRLNCRRKRVLIGELMALGQEASPIPDDYLVEWGTFLDGLPASGPQASSNYIDTSLSAAMHGLAPGTIRLANRLETPDPPNLPVRTLLRGARAQLPSGPEAAAELVRQGRINSEDQLTELQLNKDTCDRTGSVLRKHRLAQNAPLFYYILKEAELKGRGVTLGPVGSHITFDVIQSALEADPESYLSVAGPKWEMPRWRFPNGSQRPLNSLIGIVQLVGNDQLLPECEAQWRRYQFLPEPA; from the coding sequence ATGAAGGCGATTCATACACCCCTGGAAGCTCCTCCTGAGGAATCGGCCGCTACGGGAGCGTTGGCGTGCAGTCATGCCCGGGCCATGCGCGCGGAAGCGAAGGGCCATTATTCGCGCCTGTTTGAGAAGCCCGCTACCCCTCTAACCCGAGAGGATGAAGGTAAGCTAGTCGAGCTGGGCAGCGCGATGCGTTATGAAAAAGAGCGGGAAGGCACACTGACCCCGCGGGTGGGCTACACTTATTTCGGACAATTTCTCGGGCACGACCTGACGCACGATCCAACCCCGTTGGCCGGGCCTTATCTTGACCCGGAGGAAACGCCGAATTTTCGAACCGCCTCGTTCGATCTGGACCATGTTTACGGGCAAGGCCCCGAAGGATCGCCCTACCTTTACGAAGGGGAACCAGGCGCGGAAACATTCAAGATCGGCGCTACGACGCCGACCGGGTACCAGCGCGATCTGCCGATCAGGCACGGAAGAATCCTGATCGGCGACATGGAAGACACGCGCAATCTCGACAATCTTATTCTGAGGCAACTGCACGTTCTCTTTTTGAAGTTTCACAACGAGGCGATCAGACAGCTAAGCGACAGCGCTTCTTCGATATCGGCAATTAACGGCTCTGTATCTGGCTCGCTCTTCGAGCGCGCCCAACGGCTGGTTCGCTGGCACTACCAATGGATCATTCGCCATGATTACCTGCCGCGCATTCTGCACAATGATGTCTGGCATTCTCAGGAGCAACGCACGCCTCGCAAACCGGAGTGTGGCTTCTCCGTGCCTATTGAGTTCTCGCTGGCGGCATTCCGCTTCGGCCATAGCATGGTGCGCAATGCCTACCGGCTCAATTGCCGGAGGAAGCGCGTGCTGATCGGCGAACTGATGGCGCTCGGCCAAGAAGCCTCCCCGATTCCGGACGATTATCTCGTCGAATGGGGAACATTTTTGGACGGTTTACCCGCCTCCGGCCCGCAAGCGTCCAGCAATTACATCGATACGTCCCTGAGCGCCGCGATGCATGGTTTGGCCCCCGGGACTATTCGCCTTGCCAATCGTCTGGAGACGCCGGACCCGCCGAATTTGCCGGTGCGAACGCTTCTGCGCGGCGCCCGCGCCCAATTGCCCTCGGGACCGGAAGCAGCGGCGGAATTGGTAAGGCAGGGCAGAATCAACTCCGAGGATCAGCTGACCGAGCTCCAACTGAACAAAGACACCTGCGATCGGACCGGGAGCGTCCTGCGCAAACATCGGCTGGCACAAAACGCGCCGCTTTTTTATTACATCCTGAAGGAAGCGGAACTGAAGGGGCGCGGCGTTACCCTGGGGCCGGTGGGGAGTCACATTACTTTTGACGTGATCCAAAGCGCGCTCGAGGCAGACCCTGAGAGTTATCTATCAGTCGCAGGCCCGAAATGGGAAATGCCGCGATGGCGGTTTCCGAATGGATCACAACGACCCCTCAACTCGCTTATCGGAATTGTTCAACTCGTCGGCAACGACCAACTTCTCCCAGAATGTGAAGCGCAGTGGCGACGGTACCAATTTCTTCCCGAGCCCGCGTAA
- a CDS encoding protein kinase gives MAEPEVCSECQSVSRLTNGLCLNCLLRGALGEQTASSGREVFKEALAAVRSRNGDWQIADHEILDEIARGGMGVVYQAREPHSDRIVALKCVLAYQGDSDHAVARFRREAETAARLDHPNIVPIYQVGETADGFPYYTMKYALAGSLLQARGPLLQHPRQSVQLLLKVANAVQYAHEKGVLHRDLKPGNILLDERGEPLVSDFGLARCEANSSYLTRSLASFGTPGYIAPEQADGPAAQLTPAADIYSLGAILFELLTGRLPFVGENAFAVMKQSADNPAPKVRTFVPHVDRDLETICARCLEREPGDRYQSAAELAEDLERWLDDRPIAARRSNLWRHSRRWVRRNRWMAALVAAFCLLGVASLVWQIRASRLQSAMRATALSQRSVVVLPFLDLDNVARDSTESQAFAAFLQGQLEKFGPARVTPGSLRTWDAPEDVRIAGQESKARTVLTGTVRIVEGRKRFSVRLLDAANGDPLFVKIWEEGAEPEQPANETRQLSQNIYAVLSANDWSEIRQSKVDPGLRNDVAREAMIAGREWMTHYTVSDTDRAIALFERALSEEPNSALAHSYLASAVTTRTHYIADQRFLELGRAEANKALQLSPDLADAHRALAGVYLQEGKLREALEEQIRTLEIGGMEGIAMTSIGLILDSLGSPHQSLRWYKLASRLFKSPGDIEGPAGDAWTKLADDERALRAYNRKIELRPGSSDGVVGKCHLELVQSHFDSAREIIRTRLGTHNELGDLTAIAAQIEFFARNFPAAEELYRKLALGDPNGGGSFYGTVTYQSALGRIQQELGENEAATILLKDCLAAEAAMLARQPMNPDAAYRVAAVEACLNLSEKSYQHLRQAIDLGWLDYRSLLLDPRFDSLRSDPEFIRITGEISAKVAEMRLRAIKDN, from the coding sequence GTGGCCGAACCCGAAGTTTGCAGCGAATGCCAGTCCGTTTCGCGCCTGACGAATGGCCTTTGCCTGAATTGTCTCCTGCGGGGCGCCCTCGGCGAGCAGACAGCTTCTTCGGGCCGCGAAGTTTTCAAGGAAGCGCTCGCCGCGGTGAGGTCGCGAAATGGCGATTGGCAGATTGCCGACCACGAGATTCTCGATGAAATCGCCCGGGGCGGAATGGGCGTCGTTTACCAGGCAAGGGAGCCCCATTCCGACCGCATCGTCGCCTTGAAATGCGTTCTGGCTTACCAGGGCGATTCCGACCACGCGGTCGCGCGTTTTCGTCGCGAAGCGGAAACGGCCGCGCGCCTGGACCATCCTAACATTGTCCCGATCTATCAGGTCGGGGAGACGGCAGACGGCTTCCCGTATTACACGATGAAGTACGCGCTTGCGGGTAGCCTGTTGCAGGCTCGCGGTCCCCTGCTTCAGCATCCGCGCCAAAGCGTCCAGCTGCTCTTGAAGGTGGCGAATGCCGTTCAGTACGCGCACGAAAAGGGCGTTTTGCATCGCGATCTCAAGCCGGGAAATATCCTTCTGGACGAGCGGGGTGAACCGCTGGTCAGCGATTTTGGCCTGGCCCGGTGCGAGGCAAACTCAAGTTATCTCACGCGGTCGCTCGCCAGCTTCGGAACGCCGGGTTACATCGCTCCGGAACAGGCCGATGGTCCCGCCGCGCAACTGACTCCCGCCGCGGATATCTACAGTCTCGGGGCGATCCTGTTTGAGCTCCTCACCGGCCGGCTTCCTTTCGTGGGCGAAAATGCGTTCGCGGTCATGAAACAGTCGGCCGACAATCCCGCACCCAAAGTGCGGACGTTCGTGCCGCACGTGGATCGAGACCTGGAAACAATCTGCGCGCGCTGTCTTGAACGCGAACCGGGCGATCGCTATCAATCCGCCGCCGAGCTGGCCGAAGACTTGGAAAGATGGCTCGACGATCGGCCAATCGCTGCGCGGCGGAGCAACCTGTGGCGCCATTCGCGGCGCTGGGTTCGCCGCAATCGCTGGATGGCGGCTCTGGTCGCCGCCTTCTGTCTCCTCGGCGTGGCGTCCCTTGTCTGGCAGATCCGGGCCAGCAGGCTGCAATCCGCCATGCGAGCGACTGCGCTGAGTCAGCGTTCCGTGGTGGTGCTGCCCTTTCTCGATCTCGACAATGTTGCGCGCGATTCAACCGAGTCACAGGCGTTCGCTGCTTTTTTGCAGGGGCAACTCGAAAAATTCGGCCCGGCGCGGGTGACCCCGGGGTCGCTGCGGACGTGGGATGCGCCGGAGGATGTCCGAATTGCTGGCCAGGAGAGCAAGGCTCGGACGGTCCTGACCGGCACGGTTCGAATTGTTGAAGGTAGGAAGCGCTTCTCTGTTCGGTTGTTAGATGCAGCGAATGGGGATCCGCTCTTTGTAAAAATTTGGGAAGAAGGAGCCGAACCGGAACAGCCGGCCAACGAGACCCGGCAATTGAGCCAGAACATTTACGCGGTATTAAGCGCCAATGATTGGTCGGAGATTCGGCAATCGAAAGTCGATCCTGGATTGCGCAACGATGTCGCGCGGGAAGCGATGATCGCCGGCCGCGAATGGATGACCCACTACACGGTTTCGGACACTGACCGGGCCATAGCCTTGTTCGAGAGAGCCCTCAGCGAGGAACCTAACTCAGCTCTGGCCCACTCCTATCTTGCCAGTGCGGTCACGACCCGGACCCATTATATTGCGGATCAACGATTCCTGGAACTCGGCAGAGCCGAAGCGAACAAGGCTCTCCAGCTTTCTCCGGACTTGGCGGATGCACACCGCGCTTTGGCTGGAGTTTATCTTCAAGAGGGGAAGCTTCGCGAAGCCTTGGAAGAACAAATTCGAACTCTTGAAATTGGCGGAATGGAGGGGATTGCGATGACGTCAATCGGGCTGATTCTGGACTCGCTAGGAAGTCCGCATCAGTCTCTGCGCTGGTATAAACTGGCCTCCAGGTTGTTCAAAAGTCCCGGAGACATCGAGGGTCCGGCGGGCGATGCGTGGACAAAACTTGCTGACGATGAGCGGGCTCTCCGGGCCTACAATCGAAAGATAGAACTACGGCCCGGATCTTCCGATGGCGTGGTCGGGAAATGTCATCTGGAGCTTGTTCAGAGTCATTTTGATTCGGCCCGCGAAATCATTCGGACTCGTCTCGGAACTCACAATGAACTTGGCGATCTGACGGCGATTGCGGCCCAAATCGAATTCTTCGCCAGAAACTTCCCGGCCGCCGAGGAGCTTTACCGCAAGCTTGCCCTGGGAGATCCCAATGGAGGCGGATCATTTTACGGAACCGTAACCTACCAATCCGCCCTGGGCCGAATCCAACAAGAGCTTGGAGAAAATGAAGCGGCCACGATTCTTCTAAAAGATTGTCTGGCCGCAGAGGCGGCGATGCTGGCGCGCCAGCCGATGAATCCGGACGCCGCGTATCGGGTCGCCGCTGTCGAAGCTTGCCTAAATCTTTCCGAAAAATCTTACCAACATTTACGCCAGGCGATCGATCTCGGCTGGCTCGACTATCGTTCCCTCCTCCTGGATCCGCGCTTCGATTCGCTTCGATCGGATCCGGAATTCATTCGAATTACCGGGGAGATATCCGCCAAGGTGGCGGAGATGCGGTTAAGGGCAATTAAGGACAATTAG
- a CDS encoding RHS repeat-associated core domain-containing protein, with product MERAWYRAENPDTENPGTPARGDHFYYDALGNRVGWNELASRGPMLFQGKTNGLNQYFSWENGYDGPAQHWGTTTNYDDDVGGEWGAPGAANGVLMQDGYITAGYNALNQPIKMWGKSYFSADWMWFGYDPLGRLVKRWKSSSGDPNTTSATFFYYDGSSLVQEGPAAAFVDRVYVHGGRIDEIVASQVSGVWYNHHYDAQGSCILLSNDSGGIEQQYDYDAFGFPYFYTGSGGKAGSPKTRFLFTGREWIVDMRIYDFRARMYQPELGRFLQPDPVEFAASDYNLYRYCHNDPVNSSDPMGLREQLAGEIMRDSMWDFACRMDSGDSFQGEYSAFPNGHDHTAMGNGDGGSGGGGDGGRRYSFAQVSQSNGADEATIQKSRRILAQQTKEGEDSTGAIVDGKPVPGDTIRGKQVPYRFGKPVYAASGNSVLVLRKVDHYEEPPVPSRPDALSHYHSRTGFNSHGVSVAEPTPLDMRALTKTGFMLFSNPNLKAQGAYRIYRDGVPGYVTRHDLYDP from the coding sequence TTGGAGAGAGCGTGGTATCGCGCGGAAAATCCTGACACGGAGAATCCGGGGACTCCGGCTCGGGGCGATCATTTCTATTACGACGCGCTGGGGAACCGGGTGGGCTGGAACGAGTTGGCGAGCCGGGGACCGATGCTGTTTCAAGGCAAGACCAACGGGCTCAACCAATATTTCAGCTGGGAGAACGGCTATGACGGGCCGGCGCAGCACTGGGGGACCACGACCAATTACGACGACGACGTGGGCGGGGAGTGGGGTGCGCCGGGAGCGGCCAATGGAGTGCTCATGCAGGATGGTTATATCACGGCGGGTTATAACGCGCTGAACCAGCCGATAAAGATGTGGGGCAAATCTTACTTCAGTGCCGATTGGATGTGGTTTGGGTATGATCCGCTGGGGCGACTGGTCAAGCGGTGGAAGAGCTCTTCGGGCGATCCGAACACGACCAGCGCCACGTTCTTTTACTACGACGGCTCAAGCCTGGTGCAGGAAGGGCCGGCGGCGGCGTTCGTGGATCGCGTCTATGTGCATGGGGGACGGATCGATGAGATCGTGGCGAGCCAGGTGAGCGGGGTTTGGTATAACCATCATTACGATGCGCAGGGCAGTTGCATTCTGCTGAGCAACGACAGCGGCGGGATCGAGCAGCAGTACGACTACGACGCGTTTGGATTCCCGTATTTCTACACGGGGAGCGGAGGGAAGGCCGGCAGCCCGAAGACACGGTTTCTGTTCACCGGCCGGGAATGGATTGTTGACATGCGGATTTACGATTTCCGGGCCCGGATGTATCAGCCCGAGCTGGGCCGCTTCCTCCAGCCCGATCCGGTGGAGTTTGCGGCGAGCGATTACAATCTGTATCGGTATTGCCACAATGACCCTGTGAACAGTAGCGATCCGATGGGGCTGCGAGAACAACTAGCCGGGGAAATCATGAGAGACAGTATGTGGGATTTCGCATGCCGAATGGATAGTGGGGACAGCTTTCAAGGTGAGTACAGCGCTTTCCCGAATGGACATGATCATACCGCGATGGGCAACGGCGACGGCGGCAGTGGTGGAGGAGGCGACGGTGGCCGTCGGTATTCATTCGCGCAGGTCTCACAGAGCAACGGTGCCGACGAAGCTACTATCCAAAAGAGCAGACGGATTCTCGCTCAACAAACAAAGGAGGGAGAGGACTCAACGGGCGCGATTGTTGACGGCAAGCCAGTCCCCGGTGACACGATCAGAGGAAAACAGGTTCCATATAGGTTTGGAAAACCGGTTTACGCCGCGTCTGGTAATTCTGTTTTGGTACTTAGAAAAGTCGACCACTACGAAGAGCCCCCAGTGCCCAGTCGCCCAGACGCCTTATCCCATTATCACTCACGAACTGGGTTCAACTCTCACGGAGTCTCGGTCGCTGAACCGACGCCTCTCGACATGAGGGCGTTAACAAAAACTGGATTCATGCTTTTTTCCAACCCAAACCTGAAAGCACAAGGTGCTTACCGAATTTATCGAGATGGCGTCCCCGGTTACGTAACTCGTCATGACCTTTACGATCCCTAA
- a CDS encoding DUF1259 domain-containing protein has product MSYRHVEFSIFEFRLPISERQWEKTALHKIITMAVPRRRRLRLATFVRLTALEERWGGYMVAAEQWMKTKLTVALIVIVGTIGAFAAASEASAADLNGARIDELTGLKGKLNEKEGVYRVTFTRADVPVDIDGWKMPPFLGLGTWAAFTKGAHADAMVMGDTVLFEDEVNAVMSVAFDNGLSVTALHNHFFFDSPKVYFMHVEGEGTTEQLAGAVRKLYDKIKEIRAASPQPKNSFSAGAMPEKSSITAEPLNTIFGVAGDSNNGMVKFTIGRPATMHGVKVDKDMGVNTWAAFAGTDENAVVDGDFAVTEDELQPALKAVRAANINVVAIHSHMTHERPRILFFHYWGRGKAKDLANSIKGALPATQVSGATKSSAGN; this is encoded by the coding sequence TTGAGCTACAGACACGTCGAATTTTCGATTTTCGAATTTCGATTGCCGATTTCGGAGAGGCAATGGGAAAAAACGGCGCTCCACAAGATTATTACGATGGCGGTGCCGCGTAGGCGACGTCTTCGGCTGGCGACTTTCGTCCGACTGACCGCCCTTGAGGAACGGTGGGGCGGGTATATGGTCGCAGCGGAGCAATGGATGAAAACGAAACTCACGGTCGCCCTTATCGTGATAGTTGGAACGATCGGCGCGTTCGCCGCGGCCTCTGAGGCCAGCGCCGCGGATTTGAATGGCGCCCGGATCGATGAGCTGACCGGCCTCAAGGGAAAGCTCAACGAAAAGGAAGGCGTTTATCGTGTCACCTTTACTCGAGCTGATGTGCCCGTTGACATTGACGGCTGGAAGATGCCGCCGTTTCTGGGACTCGGGACGTGGGCCGCGTTTACCAAAGGCGCTCATGCCGACGCGATGGTGATGGGCGATACGGTGCTCTTCGAAGACGAAGTCAACGCCGTGATGTCGGTCGCGTTCGACAACGGGTTAAGCGTGACCGCGCTGCATAACCATTTCTTCTTCGACAGCCCGAAAGTTTATTTCATGCATGTCGAGGGCGAGGGAACGACGGAGCAACTGGCTGGCGCCGTCCGGAAACTTTATGACAAGATAAAGGAGATCCGTGCGGCCAGTCCGCAGCCGAAAAACTCGTTCTCGGCTGGGGCAATGCCGGAGAAGAGCTCGATCACGGCCGAGCCGCTCAACACCATTTTCGGTGTCGCCGGCGACAGCAACAACGGGATGGTGAAGTTCACCATCGGCCGTCCGGCGACGATGCATGGGGTGAAGGTGGACAAAGACATGGGCGTCAACACCTGGGCGGCGTTTGCCGGCACCGATGAAAACGCCGTGGTCGATGGAGATTTTGCCGTGACCGAGGATGAGCTGCAGCCGGCTTTGAAAGCGGTCCGCGCGGCCAACATAAATGTCGTGGCGATCCATTCGCACATGACTCACGAGCGGCCGCGGATTCTCTTTTTCCACTACTGGGGTCGCGGCAAGGCGAAAGACCTCGCGAATTCGATCAAGGGCGCCCTTCCCGCAACGCAGGTGTCTGGCGCCACCAAGAGCTCGGCCGGTAATTGA
- a CDS encoding RHS repeat-associated core domain-containing protein translates to MQEKGLTPIPFRDSGGATFFFYEGWNLIQEGPNAAASVRLYVHGARVDEIVATQVDGTWYYNHYDAQGNCILQSMTNGGIQAQFDYDAFGFPYFYNSAGGKGVPKTRFLFTGREYLSDLRLYDYRNRLYQPELGRFLQPDPKQFEAGDYNLYRYCHNDPVNKTDPTGLKLEIDPSTPILFQLSVIVALYDVGRTESGGPAISQLTRSEDHLHVITMMTGDPYGRAEATTPDNMDKATNGTGTGSILKIDPLRVDGSGAKTMSEKVAHAVGHGQDIDSGTATRPDDRKSMTQEQYERTPNEQNAIKIQTEVKRLEESETPRK, encoded by the coding sequence ATGCAAGAAAAAGGACTGACCCCTATTCCCTTCCGCGATAGCGGTGGCGCAACTTTCTTCTTTTACGAGGGGTGGAACCTCATCCAGGAAGGGCCGAACGCAGCGGCATCGGTTCGCCTGTATGTTCACGGGGCTCGCGTGGATGAGATCGTAGCGACCCAGGTGGACGGGACTTGGTATTACAACCATTACGACGCTCAAGGGAACTGCATCCTCCAGAGCATGACGAACGGTGGCATCCAGGCGCAGTTTGATTACGATGCCTTCGGCTTCCCTTACTTTTACAATTCCGCCGGAGGCAAAGGCGTTCCCAAGACCCGATTCCTGTTTACAGGCCGAGAATATTTAAGCGACCTGCGACTGTACGATTATCGCAACCGCCTGTATCAACCTGAGCTAGGCCGCTTCCTTCAGCCCGATCCGAAGCAGTTTGAAGCTGGCGATTACAACCTTTACCGCTATTGCCACAATGATCCAGTAAACAAGACCGATCCAACCGGATTGAAGCTAGAAATTGATCCGTCAACGCCTATACTCTTTCAACTATCAGTAATTGTTGCGCTCTATGATGTAGGCAGAACCGAATCAGGAGGGCCGGCGATTAGCCAGTTAACCAGGTCAGAAGACCATCTACACGTCATCACTATGATGACCGGCGATCCTTATGGTAGGGCCGAAGCGACCACACCAGATAATATGGATAAAGCAACGAATGGGACAGGCACGGGTTCGATCCTGAAGATCGACCCGCTCCGGGTCGACGGATCTGGCGCGAAAACGATGTCGGAAAAGGTCGCACACGCTGTAGGCCACGGCCAAGACATCGACAGTGGTACGGCCACGAGGCCGGACGACAGGAAATCTATGACCCAAGAGCAGTATGAGCGAACCCCAAATGAACAAAATGCCATCAAAATTCAAACGGAAGTTAAGAGGCTTGAAGAAAGTGAAACGCCCAGAAAATAA